One Ilumatobacter coccineus YM16-304 genomic window, CGATCAGCGCCGGGACGATGTACCCGACGCCGATGAAGAGCGGAATGTCCCGCTCCCACAGCCATTGGCCCGACGGGGTGATGCGCAGCATGCCGAACTGGATGGTGGTGGAGGTGACGGCGAGGATCGTGAACTTCGTCCGGCCGTACAGCAGGAAGTAGCGCCGGAGGAACAGGTTGACGAACGCGTAGGTGATGAACGCGTTGATGAAGGTCGCGAGGATGACCAGTGGGTGGATGATGAAGACGGCGATGTAGCCGGGCACGACGATCGAGCCGGTCGTGAGGTGTCGCTTCTCGTACATGACCATCGACACGGCGACGCCCAGCACGAACGCGAAGCGGATCCACTCGGCCGAGAGCAGATAGTCATGCATGAGCAGGGTCCGGCGGTCAGGCCGGCTGCTCCGATCCGTTGGCGGCCGGGAGACCGGCGAGGACGGCGTCGAACTCGTCGTCGAAGTGGGGGAGCCACGGCTCGGCTTCTTCCTCGAAGTACTCGAGCATCTCCTCGGCTTGGTGCGTGTGGATGTTGACGAACCCCACGACCAGCACGTGGGCGGTCGGTTGCTGGCTGATCATCTGATCGATGATCTCGGTCTGCGTGAACGAGTGCTCGTCGCCAAGGTTGAGGATGTTCGCGGGGTCGTAGCCGTTCTGCTTCAGGCGGTCGGTGACGAGTCCCTCGTAGGCGCCGAACGTGACGAGGCGGTCGAAGTCGAGGTCGTTCACGCCGACGTCGGCGAACTGCACCGCCCGGCGTTCGCGATCGTCGCGGTTGTTCAAGATGCCGACGACGGTGGTGTCGGCGGTCATGAACGGGTCGAGCTTCTGCATGGCGGCGATCATCGACTCGCGGTCGTTGACCGCGAACAGGTTCGCCCACGTGACCTTCTTGGTGCCGCCGGGCTCACGAGCGATCGGACCCGTGCCGATCCGGAGTTCTTTCATGCGCAGCACCCCGGGATCCGGCTCGGCCTTGGCCATGCCGCGCACGGCCACGTCGCGAGGGATGCCGATGATGTCGGCGATGGCGAGCGCGATCGTGACGTTCTCCTTGAAGGAGATGAAGTCGAACGCGC contains:
- the pgsB gene encoding poly-gamma-glutamate synthase PgsB, encoding MIAGVLVSVTLILRWRLETLAHRRLVDGLDWRIHVNGIRGKSTVARIIAGMLREHGLVTVAKSTGTFAAVINRDGIDEPINRKGPPTILEQIEIARAYVTEDVDALVIECMALKPEYQEVSERMIVRSNIGVLTNVREDHQDVMGETLPEIARSLLSTCPRDGILVTSEQNPEIVEIMREVAESKGTKLVVADPDEVTDEENSAFDFISFKENVTIALAIADIIGIPRDVAVRGMAKAEPDPGVLRMKELRIGTGPIAREPGGTKKVTWANLFAVNDRESMIAAMQKLDPFMTADTTVVGILNNRDDRERRAVQFADVGVNDLDFDRLVTFGAYEGLVTDRLKQNGYDPANILNLGDEHSFTQTEIIDQMISQQPTAHVLVVGFVNIHTHQAEEMLEYFEEEAEPWLPHFDDEFDAVLAGLPAANGSEQPA